The following are encoded together in the Coregonus clupeaformis isolate EN_2021a chromosome 24, ASM2061545v1, whole genome shotgun sequence genome:
- the LOC121538559 gene encoding transcription cofactor vestigial-like protein 4 isoform X2, which translates to MFFTRMDLLNYQFLDKMNNNIGSLHYEGESRMPSLPSAMTNMRTGPPPICPSKRKYGEEQVDDRIDCDNDHMTKMSRLFAAQLGRPAGGDHRSNPWSLGHSPMEHITSSSNGLHDNHLYASIPSYAMDQPLALTKNSLNSGLGGTERPAMPGPVDRPQNRPSVITCAPASNRNCYLSHCHKSHSPSPPIDQRKANANTGVDPVIEEHFRRSLGKNYKEPEPVSNSVSITGSVDDHFAKALGKTWLQIKAKGPGGGPHSPEADS; encoded by the exons ATGTTTTTCACGAGAATGGACCTGTTGAACTATCAGttcctggacaaaatgaacaACAATATCGGGAGTCTACACTACGAAG GTGAGTCCAGGATGCCCTCGCTGCCCTCTGCAATGACCAACATGAGGACCGGTCCTCCACCCATCTGCCCCAGCAAAAGGAAGTATGGCGAGGAGCAAGTAGATGACCGCATTGACTGTGACAACGACCACATGACCAAAATGAGCCGACTGTTTGCTGCTCAACT GGGACGGCCTGCCGGTGGAGACCACCGCAGCAATCCTTGGAGCCTCGGCCACAGCCCTATGGAGCACATCACTTCCTCCTCCAATGGTCTGCATGACAATCACTTATACGCCTCCATCCCCTCCTATGCGATGGACCAGCCCCTGGCTCTGACTAAAAACAGCCTGAACTCTGGACTGGGTGGCACAGAGAGGCCTGCCATGCCCGGCCCTGTGGACAGACCACAG AATCGTCCCTCTGTGATCACCTGTGCTCCTGCAAGCAATCGCAATTGCTACCTGTCTCACTGCCACAAGTCTCACAGCCCCAGCCCACCCATCGATCAGAGGAAGGCCAATG CTAACACTGGCGTCGACCCTGTGATCGAGGAGCACTTCCGCCGCAGCCTGGGGAAGAACTACAAGGAGCCTGAGCCCGTCTCCAACTCTGTGTCCATCACAGGCTCGGTGGACGACCATTTTGCCAAGGCCTTGGGAAAGACCTGGCTCCAGATCAAGGCCAAGGGGCCGGGGGGAGGCCCCCACAGTCCAGAGGCCGACTCCTGA
- the LOC121538559 gene encoding transcription cofactor vestigial-like protein 4 isoform X1 — MFFTRMDLLNYQFLDKMNNNIGSLHYEAESSLTGESRMPSLPSAMTNMRTGPPPICPSKRKYGEEQVDDRIDCDNDHMTKMSRLFAAQLGRPAGGDHRSNPWSLGHSPMEHITSSSNGLHDNHLYASIPSYAMDQPLALTKNSLNSGLGGTERPAMPGPVDRPQNRPSVITCAPASNRNCYLSHCHKSHSPSPPIDQRKANANTGVDPVIEEHFRRSLGKNYKEPEPVSNSVSITGSVDDHFAKALGKTWLQIKAKGPGGGPHSPEADS, encoded by the exons ATGTTTTTCACGAGAATGGACCTGTTGAACTATCAGttcctggacaaaatgaacaACAATATCGGGAGTCTACACTACGAAG CTGAATCTTCTCTTACAGGTGAGTCCAGGATGCCCTCGCTGCCCTCTGCAATGACCAACATGAGGACCGGTCCTCCACCCATCTGCCCCAGCAAAAGGAAGTATGGCGAGGAGCAAGTAGATGACCGCATTGACTGTGACAACGACCACATGACCAAAATGAGCCGACTGTTTGCTGCTCAACT GGGACGGCCTGCCGGTGGAGACCACCGCAGCAATCCTTGGAGCCTCGGCCACAGCCCTATGGAGCACATCACTTCCTCCTCCAATGGTCTGCATGACAATCACTTATACGCCTCCATCCCCTCCTATGCGATGGACCAGCCCCTGGCTCTGACTAAAAACAGCCTGAACTCTGGACTGGGTGGCACAGAGAGGCCTGCCATGCCCGGCCCTGTGGACAGACCACAG AATCGTCCCTCTGTGATCACCTGTGCTCCTGCAAGCAATCGCAATTGCTACCTGTCTCACTGCCACAAGTCTCACAGCCCCAGCCCACCCATCGATCAGAGGAAGGCCAATG CTAACACTGGCGTCGACCCTGTGATCGAGGAGCACTTCCGCCGCAGCCTGGGGAAGAACTACAAGGAGCCTGAGCCCGTCTCCAACTCTGTGTCCATCACAGGCTCGGTGGACGACCATTTTGCCAAGGCCTTGGGAAAGACCTGGCTCCAGATCAAGGCCAAGGGGCCGGGGGGAGGCCCCCACAGTCCAGAGGCCGACTCCTGA